From Acomys russatus chromosome 25, mAcoRus1.1, whole genome shotgun sequence, a single genomic window includes:
- the Rhbdf1 gene encoding inactive rhomboid protein 1, producing the protein MSEARRDSTSSLQRKKPPWLKLDIPAVVPPAAEEPGFLQPLRRQAFLRSVSMPAETARVPSPHPEPRRLALQRQTSITQTIRRGTADWFGVSKDSDSTQKWQRKSIRHCSQRYGKLKPQVIRELDLPSQDNVSLTSTETPPPLYVGPCQLGMQKIIDPLARGRAFRMADDTADGLSAPHTPVTPGAASLCSFSSSRSGFNRLPRRRKRESVAKMSFRAAAALVKGRSVRDGTLRRGQRRSFTPASFLEEDMVDFPDELDTSFFAREGVLHEELSTYPDEVFESPSEAALKDWEKAPEQADLTGGALDRSELERSHLMLPLERGWRKQKEGGTLAPQPKVRLRQEVVSAAGPRRGQRIAVPVRKLFAREKRPYGLGMVGRLTNRTYRKRIDSYVKRQIEDMDDHRPFFTYWLTFVHSLVTILAVCIYGIAPVGFSQHETVDSVLRKRGVYENVKYVQQENFWIGPSSEALIHLGAKFSPCMRQDPQVHNFILAARDREKHSACCVRNDRSGCVQTSKEECSSTLAVWVKWPSHPSAPDLAGNKRQFGSVCHQDPRVCDEPSSEDPHEWPEDITKWPICTKNSAGNHTNHPHMDCVITGRPCCIGTKGRCEITSREYCDFMRGYFHEEATLCSQVHCMDDVCGLLPFLNPEVPDQFYRLWLSLFLHAGILHCLVSVCFQMTVLRDLEKLAGWHRIAIIYLLSGVTGNLASAIFLPYRAEVGPAGSQFGILACLFVELFQSWQILARPWRAFFKLLAVVLFLFAFGLLPWIDNFAHISGFVSGLFLSFAFLPYISFGKFDLYRKRCQIIIFQAVFLGLLAGLVVLFYFYPVRCEWCEFLTCIPFTDKFCEKYELDAQLH; encoded by the exons ATGAGCGAGGCCCGGAGAGACAGCACTAGCAGTCTGCAACGCAAGAAGCCCCCATGGCTCAAGTTGGACATCCCAGCCGTAGTGCCCCCAGCAGCAGAGGAACCCGGCTTCCTGCAG CCCCTGCGGCGGCAGGCTTTTCTGCGGAGTGTGAGCATGCCGGCTGAGACAGCCCGTGTGCCATCGCCCCACCCTGAGCCTCGGCGACTGGCACTGCAACGGCAGACATCCATCACACAGACCATCCGCAG GGGGACAGCAGACTGGTTTGGTGTGAGCAAGGACAGTGACAGCACCCAGAAATGGCAGCGCAAAAGCATCCGTCACTGCAGCCAGCGGTATGGGAAGCTAAAGCCGCAGGTCATCCGGGAGCTGGACCTGCCCAGCCAGGACAACGTGTCACTGACCAGCACGGAGACGCCACCCCCACTCTATGTGGGGCCGTGCCAGCTGGGCATGCAGAAG ATCATAGATCCTCTGGCCCGTGGCCGGGCCTTCCGCATGGCCGATGACACTGCCGATGGCCTGAGTGCCCCCCACACTCCTGTCACACCAGGTGCcgcctccctctgctccttctccagctcccgGTCAGGTTTTAACCGGCTCCCTCGGCGTCGCAAACGTGAATCGGTTGCCAAGATGAGCTTCCGGGCCGCTGCAGCACTAGTGAAG GGTCGGTCAGTTAGGGATGGCACCTTACGGAGGGGACAGCGCCGAAGTTTCACCCCTGccagcttcctggaggaagaCATGGTAGACTTTCCTGATGAACTGGATACATCTTTCTTTGCCCGG GAAGGTGTCCTCCATGAGGAGCTGTCCACATACCCAGATGAGGTGTTCGAGTCCCCATCAGAAGCCGCGCTCAAAGACTGGGAGAAAGCCCCGGAGCAGGCTGACCTCACGGGCGGGGCCCTGGACCGCAGTGAGCTTGAACGGAGCCACCTGATGTT GCCCCTGGAGCGAGGCTGGCGGAAACAGAAGGAGGGTGGCACGCTAGCCCCACAGCCCAAGGTGCGGCTTCGCCAGGAGGTGGTCAGTGCAGCTGGACCCAGGAGGGGTCAGCGTATCGCTGTGCCAGTGCGCAAGCTCTTCGCCCGGGAAAAACGACCCTACGGCCTGGGGATGGTGGGGCGGCTCACCAACCGCACCTACCGGAAACGCATTGACAGCTACGTCAAGCGGCAGATCGAGGACATGGATGACCACAG GCCCTTCTTCACTTACTGGCTCACCTTCGTGCACTCACTGGTCACCATTCTGGCCGTGTGCATCTATGGTATTGCGCCCGTGGGCTTCTCGCAGCATGAGACGGTGGACTCG GTTCTCCGGAAACGGGGTGTCTATGAGAATGTCAAATACGTCCAGCAGGAGAATTTCTGGATCGGCCCCAGCTCG GAGGCCCTCATTCACTTGGGTGCCAAGTTTTCACCTTGCATGCGCCAGGACCCACAGGTGCACAACTTCATCCTTGCTGCCAGGGACCGGGAAAAGCACTCAGCTTGCTGCGTACGCAATGACCGGTCTGGCTGCGTGCAGACTTCGAAGGAGGAGTGCTCG TCTACGTTGGCAGTTTGGGTGAAGTGGCCCAGTCATCCCAGCGCCCCAGACCTTGCAGGCAACAAGAGGCAGTTTGGGTCCGTCTGCCACCAGGACCCCAG GGTGTGTGACGAACCTTCCTCTGAGGATCCCCATGAGTGGCCGGAAGACATCACCAAGTGGCCG ATATGCACCAAAAACAGTGCTGGGAACCATACAAACCACCCTCACATGGACTGTGTCATTACGGGCCGGCCCTGCTGTATTGGCACCAAAGGCAG GTGTGAGATCACCTCCCGGGAGTACTGTGACTTCATGAGGGGCTACTTCCATGAGGAGGCCACACTCTGCTCTCAG GTGCACTGCATGGACGACGTCTGCGGCCTCCTGCCTTTCCTCAATCCCGAGGTGCCTGACCAGTTCTACCGCCTGTGGCTGTCTCTCTTCCTGCACGCTGG GATCCTGCATTGTTTGGTCTCGGTCTGCTTCCAGATGACCGTCCTGCGGGACCTGGAGAAGCTGGCAGGCTGGCATCGCATAGCCATCATCTACCTGCTGAGCGGTGTCACAGGCAATCTAGCAAGTGCCATCTTCCTGCCGTACCGCGCAGAG GTAGGGCCGGCCGGCTCGCAGTTTGGTATCTTGGCCTGCCTCTTCGTGGAGCTGTTCCAGAGCTGGCAGATCCTGGCGCGGCCCTGGCGCGCCTTCTTCAAGCTCCTGGCTGTGGTGCTCTTCCTCTTTGCCTTTGGGCTGCTGCCCTGGATCGACAACTTCGCCCACATCTCGGGCTTCGTCAGCggcctcttcctctcctttgccTTCCTGCCTTACATCAGCTTCGGCAAGTTCGACCTGTACCGCAAGCGCTGCCAGATCATCATCTTCCAGGCAGTCTTCCTGGGCCTGCTGGCCGGCCTGGTGGTTCTCTTTTACTTCTACCCTGTCCGCTGCGAGTGGTGTGAGTTTCTCACCTGCATCCCTTTCACCGACAAGTTCTGTGAGAAGTACGAGCTGGACGCTCAGCTGCACTGA